AAGTGTAATAGAGTGGATCCTGGATGAAGAATCACTGTCCAGTTATGcttaggcctgggcgttcgggtacccgttggcattCGGGTCGGATTTTTCGAggttttcggattttcggttttacgcttctaggtcccatactaaaattttattagtatgggttgggttcggataataacacttcgggttcggttcaaaattgtattgcatcataaaacGCATAAActaatcatatatcgtacggattcgggttatatcggttcggttcggatataaccaaagtaaaaaacaaaatttttgaagtaaaacgtacagaaaaacatctaaattaaataaaaattaatctatcacatataaaattgataaaataacaataaaatgttaaatcaagcatgaaaacaaacatcatttgtaaaaaaaatgtattgccttatagagagtagactttttatttcaatgagcaaattataaaatacttatttataactaattgtgtacttaaagcatttattagaattttaatatttattattatatataatattaccacaaatattgaatttaataattggaatacttatatatatttcaaaataattatattgactattaatttcagatttttcgggttacccgttcgggttcggttaataacacttcgggttcggatattttttgtaccaccatgcaagacccgttcgggtatttttacgtttcgggtcggataacggatcggataacgggtcgggtttttcggttcgggttcggttcgttccggattttatgcccaTGCCTAGCTATGCTCTTTCCATGTTCTTTTTTGGATCTTTTAAATTGGGTTTTAAAAGTGTAATAGAGTGGGCTTGGCTTGTTCcctttccccccccccccccccccccccccccccccccccccccccctcccccctcTCTTGCCACCTTAATATTATATACAGTAAAAAATTCAGTTAAAAGATAGATGAAATATCCATTTGAACTGGCTATCCCCAGTGTTTGATGAAACTGCGTGAAGATTGTCACCGACTTTATATACCGGCTGTAGCCGGTTACCTCCAACTGCTTTAAAAGAAACCCTAATATTCAAATTTGGAACTTGCGCTCCTCTTTCTCCACCTCCACTTGGATCTTATCGCCTTGATTCACAGATCTTCTCCACCTCTATCTTTTAGAATTCCTGGAGATGGGATCAGCTCACAGTCAGGACGATCTAGAGATCTGTGAATCAGACGAGGAAGAAGAGTTGGTGGACGATACCTTTGGTGATCGTCCTCTAAAATCTCCTTCATCACTATACGAAGTTGAATCAAAGCTCAGAGCCTTGAAGCTGAAATACCCATCAACAGCGGAGCAAGCACCTCCGAACTCGGTTGATCTTTTGCGCTACATCAATGGAAACACTCCCAAAGCCAAATGGATCACAGCTGAAAATTCCACCTCTTACTGCTTCGTCAAGACATACGACGAAGATGGAGGAGGAGATTCGGAGAAGGAATGGTGGGTTCTCAAGGTCGGGAGTAAGATCCGAGAGAAGGTCTCGGACGAAATGCGAATGAAGGCATGTAAAGATCAAAGAGTTGAATTCGTTGCTGAAGGTGGATACTGGGCGTTGAGCTTCACCGCCGCCAGCGGTGAAGACCTCACCGCAGCCTTTGTAAGCAGCTTTAACAGTTGCTTGTTTGAGAACAATCATGGTGTTGAGTTGAACGAAGCCGGTTTAGCTAGCATCTTTGAGAAAGATTTCATTGGGTGGGCCAATCCTGAAGCTGCTGATGATGATTCCATGTGGGAAGAAGCTGATGATATTTTTCTTAAGAGCCCACAATCCGCAACTCCAAAGGACCTTACTAAGGCTTTTGAGGAAGCTGCTACGAGTGAGGAGGGCATACATAGCTTAGCTCTAGGTGCTTTGGATCATAGCTTTCTCGTGGGTGATTCTGGTATTCAAGTTTTCAAGAACATGAGGCAAGGGGTTCAGGGGACAGGTGTTTGTGTTAACTTTGAGGCTGCTTACGGCTCAGCACGGAAGAAGAAGGCTCTTCTCATGAGAGCTGAGACCAACTTGTTGCTCATGAGTCAACAAAACCGAGGAATCCTTCAGCTTGATATTGAAACTGGCAAGGTTATTTCCGAATGGAAGTTTGAGAAAGATGGAGTGGACATCTCTATGAGTGACATTACTAATGATGGTAAAGGTGCTCAGCTGGACCCATCTGGATCTACCTTTCTTGGTTTGGATAAGAATAGGCTTTGCAGGTGGGATATGCGTGACCCATATGGGGTGGTTCAGGGTCTTGCTACTGCGAATAATGCCCCACCAGTCTTGACTTGGGCTCAGGGGCATCAGTTTTCTAGAGGGACTGACTTCAGTTGCTTTGCAACTACTGGTGATGGCTCACTTGTTGCTGGCTCTTTTGATGGGCAGATTAGACTCTACACAAAAGGGGGCACTTTGAAGAAGGCTATGACGGCTTTCCCTGGACTTGGTGCGCCTGTGACTCATGTGGACGCTACTTACGATGGGAAATGGATAGTTGGTACAACTGATACGTATCTGATTGTTATCTCTACCCTTTTCACTGATAAGGCTGGTAAGACAAAGACTGGCTTTGAGGGTTCCATGGGAAATAAGATGGCTGCACCAAGGTTGCTGAAGCTAACACCTCTCCACGCCCATTTAGCTGGATCCAACAACAAGTTCCGCAATGCCCAGTTTTCATGGGTAAGCAAAACTCTAGTTGTAGTTTCCCAACATTTGCCTTTAGAATAGAACTTGTCTTGTCTTTTTTCAGTTTGTCCCACAGTTTTCAAATTACATACAGGTTATAGTGTTGCTCTGTTGCCTggtgtttctgtttttttagtCCATCTTAAGTTTATCCTTTGGTGGTAAATTTCGATATTTATATAGGTCATGGAGGATGGAAAAGAAGAGCGTCATGTTGTGGCAACTGTTGGCAAATTCAGTGTGATATGGAACTTTCAGCAAGTGAAGGATGGATCTCACGAATGCTACCATGAGCAGGAAGGGCTGAAGAAATGCTATTGCTACAAGATAGTCCTGAGAAATGAATCTATTGTGGACAGCCGTTTCATGAACGACAACTCTGCAGTCTCTGGTTCATCTGAAGCGCCTCTGGTCATTGCAACTCCCATGAAAGTCAGCTCTTTCAGCTTATCCAGCAAGAGAGGAAGGAAGCAAGCAAGTGCTTGACcattagtttataaaaattattataattgtttggTATAAAAAAGTGTTTGTTGCTAATTATTAATCATGtactacaaaaaatataatatattaaaacaatggACAATATAAATGAGAGaactaaaaaaaatcagtttttttttgttcaagtcaaatacatataatgttttttttgaaaaaaaataatacatatgatGCTTTTGACACCAAATGccaaatagctaaaatatatagATGGACTATAtcttaaagaaatatatatatatacacacataataAGAGCctattagaaaagaaaataaatatatcacaTAGAACTGTTTGCCACCAGGAGATTGGTTAATGGAAGATTATCTTAAGGaaaatatatgcaaaaaaacatatataaacaactagaatgaattttaaaatatggctTACATATTCTTAagaattaaatcaaattataaaatattgtcaaagactaaattacattattttatatggttaagTTGTCAAGTCTAAATCAAGACTTTGTGGCGGTGTGTTGAGTCAATATTTAGCTGTTGTTATGTGTTATCTATTTGTTAATTATTCAAGTTAAATCAAGACTTTGTGAAAGAGTATCTAGTTTCTGAATCTTTTCATCCATTCTTTTCAATCTAGTATTTGTTAAGTATTCAAGTTTATTAAGTATCCAAGTTAAATCAAGGTTCATTCTTTTCATTCATTACCGAACATAACTCAATTTTCCTAATAGATTGAAGCTAAGCCATATGTGCTTGCATGCACCAAATTAAAGACTGTCCTCTATAACGACTACATGTCAAGTAGTTGTGTTCTTGCTATTTTGTGATTCCAATAGAGAAATttgattcttttgttttcttcggTATAGTGTTATTATCAATAAGTCATTAGTGTTGTTTGTCGTTCTGTCTCTCAAGTAGTACTAGTTAAGTATTATTGGATATGTTATTTAATCTTTGCTTTAAGTTAAAGAATAATGTTCTATCAGTTTCAGACCTTTATTTATATAATCTTGCATTGGATCAATCAAGTTTGACATTCATTAACACCTTTATTTATATGCTCTTGCATTGGATTAATACGTGTAATCATCTTCTTTTGGAAGAATCgaagaaccaaacaaaaaaaatcttgagtttttttcaatagaaaaaaaataggaCAGTAAACAAAACAACAGATCATTTACAGAAAATAATCTTGTTTACGTCAATTTTCAGTTGAAGATGCACGTATTCAATAATCTTCG
This region of Brassica napus cultivar Da-Ae chromosome C5, Da-Ae, whole genome shotgun sequence genomic DNA includes:
- the LOC106435426 gene encoding protein CYPRO4-like — protein: MGSAHSQDDLEICESDEEEELVDDTFGDRPLKSPSSLYEVESKLRALKLKYPSTAEQAPPNSVDLLRYINGNTPKAKWITAENSTSYCFVKTYDEDGGGDSEKEWWVLKVGSKIREKVSDEMRMKACKDQRVEFVAEGGYWALSFTAASGEDLTAAFVSSFNSCLFENNHGVELNEAGLASIFEKDFIGWANPEAADDDSMWEEADDIFLKSPQSATPKDLTKAFEEAATSEEGIHSLALGALDHSFLVGDSGIQVFKNMRQGVQGTGVCVNFEAAYGSARKKKALLMRAETNLLLMSQQNRGILQLDIETGKVISEWKFEKDGVDISMSDITNDGKGAQLDPSGSTFLGLDKNRLCRWDMRDPYGVVQGLATANNAPPVLTWAQGHQFSRGTDFSCFATTGDGSLVAGSFDGQIRLYTKGGTLKKAMTAFPGLGAPVTHVDATYDGKWIVGTTDTYLIVISTLFTDKAGKTKTGFEGSMGNKMAAPRLLKLTPLHAHLAGSNNKFRNAQFSWVMEDGKEERHVVATVGKFSVIWNFQQVKDGSHECYHEQEGLKKCYCYKIVLRNESIVDSRFMNDNSAVSGSSEAPLVIATPMKVSSFSLSSKRGRKQASA